One Parcubacteria group bacterium genomic window carries:
- a CDS encoding UDP-N-acetylmuramoyl-L-alanyl-D-glutamate--2,6-diaminopimelate ligase, with translation MSFKSKIKRLIPEQLISIYHLTLAALAGFYYGWPSKKMIIIGITGTKGKTSSANFIWSVLTAAGNKTGLIGTANIRIGEKEFLNKYHMTMPGRFILQGLLKQMANSGCKYCIVETTSEGIKQWRHFGIFYDVAIFTNLTPEHLQAHGGSFEKYKEAKGRMFEVLRKNGRKVIDPDGTVGVDGREIKKTIIVNYDDLHKEFFLNFPADRKITIGTIGGADFQADKIRNTKDGLEFFVGSTSYELNILGKFNVYNALAAVAVGSVFGASNEQIQTGLKNLKNIPGRMEKIDEGQGFLVFVDYAHEKEGMNAVLETAGEMATESVGKVIVLLGAEGGGRDKAKRPVLGEIAAKKADFVIISNVDPYEDDPKEICEDIAVAAEKFGKNRDKDLFIIEDRREGIRKALSLAGQNDVVLITGKGSEQSIVIGGKRYPWDDRVVVRKILRKEI, from the coding sequence ATGAGTTTTAAATCAAAAATAAAAAGATTAATACCGGAGCAATTAATTTCTATTTATCACTTAACTTTGGCGGCTTTGGCCGGTTTTTATTATGGCTGGCCGTCAAAAAAAATGATTATTATTGGCATTACCGGCACGAAGGGCAAGACCTCTTCGGCAAATTTTATTTGGTCGGTTCTTACGGCAGCAGGAAATAAAACAGGGCTTATAGGCACGGCCAATATCAGAATCGGTGAAAAAGAATTTTTAAATAAATATCACATGACAATGCCCGGAAGGTTCATTTTACAGGGACTATTGAAGCAAATGGCAAATAGTGGTTGTAAATATTGCATTGTTGAAACCACTTCTGAAGGTATCAAACAATGGCGCCATTTTGGGATTTTTTATGATGTCGCAATTTTTACCAATTTAACACCGGAACATTTGCAGGCGCACGGCGGCAGTTTTGAAAAATATAAGGAAGCCAAGGGAAGGATGTTTGAAGTGCTTAGAAAGAATGGCCGAAAAGTTATTGACCCCGACGGTACCGTCGGGGTTGACGGGAGAGAAATCAAAAAAACAATCATCGTGAATTACGATGATTTGCATAAAGAATTTTTCTTAAACTTTCCGGCTGATAGAAAAATAACCATCGGGACGATTGGAGGTGCCGATTTTCAAGCCGATAAAATAAGAAATACCAAAGACGGCCTGGAGTTTTTTGTCGGTTCAACATCATACGAATTAAATATTCTCGGAAAATTCAATGTCTATAACGCGCTTGCCGCAGTTGCCGTTGGTTCGGTTTTTGGCGCTTCCAACGAACAAATCCAAACGGGTTTGAAAAACTTAAAAAATATTCCCGGCAGAATGGAAAAAATTGACGAAGGACAGGGGTTTTTGGTTTTTGTTGATTATGCTCATGAAAAAGAAGGGATGAACGCGGTTTTAGAAACAGCCGGCGAAATGGCAACAGAATCAGTAGGGAAGGTAATCGTTCTTTTGGGAGCCGAGGGTGGGGGCAGAGACAAGGCCAAAAGGCCGGTTTTAGGAGAAATTGCCGCAAAAAAAGCTGATTTTGTAATTATCAGTAATGTTGATCCATATGAAGATGATCCGAAAGAAATTTGTGAAGATATTGCTGTCGCGGCGGAAAAATTCGGGAAAAATCGCGACAAAGATTTGTTTATAATAGAAGATAGACGCGAAGGGATTAGAAAAGCACTTTCCTTAGCCGGCCAAAACGATGTAGTATTAATAACGGGAAAGGGTTCGGAACAATCAATCGTCATCGGCGGCAAGCGTTATCCTTGGGACGATAGGGTTGTTGTTAGAAAAATATTGAGGAAAGAAATATAA
- a CDS encoding ribulose-phosphate 3-epimerase, whose product MNTSQIIPALIVSDKDIYNDFQELKDKFERLRPFLAEFDNWIQIDVTDGEFVTSKTNISFEELAYFTKLVNVEFHLMIIRLQQSIDKWIELGPKRIIFHIEACESEEINSIIKKCKQAQIEVGLALNPETPSSNIKPWLEEIDSVMFMGVHPGRGGQPFISDTATKIGLLRYNHPNIKIEVDGGVRVENIKQLKEAGADIFIVGSGLLVAPDVGQAIKDLKSALKD is encoded by the coding sequence ATGAACACAAGTCAAATCATTCCAGCATTAATAGTGTCTGATAAAGACATCTATAATGATTTTCAAGAACTAAAAGATAAGTTTGAACGGCTTAGACCGTTTTTGGCTGAATTTGATAACTGGATTCAGATTGATGTGACCGACGGCGAGTTTGTCACCAGCAAAACCAATATAAGTTTTGAAGAACTGGCTTATTTTACAAAACTAGTTAACGTTGAATTTCACTTGATGATAATAAGGTTGCAACAGTCCATTGATAAGTGGATTGAATTAGGTCCAAAAAGAATCATATTTCATATTGAGGCCTGTGAATCCGAGGAAATTAACAGTATTATTAAAAAATGCAAGCAAGCGCAAATTGAAGTTGGGCTGGCTTTAAATCCGGAGACGCCGTCTTCAAATATAAAACCATGGCTAGAGGAAATTGACTCGGTTATGTTTATGGGCGTTCATCCCGGGCGCGGTGGCCAACCATTTATTTCGGATACAGCGACAAAAATTGGATTATTGCGTTATAATCATCCTAATATTAAAATTGAAGTGGATGGCGGAGTAAGAGTTGAAAATATTAAGCAATTAAAAGAAGCGGGAGCGGATATCTTTATCGTTGGTTCCGGCCTTCTTGTAGCACCAGACGTCGGCCAAGCAATAAAAGATTTAAAATCGGCTCTCAAAGATTAG
- a CDS encoding transketolase, whose translation MSHYIHDEKVKQLEELANKIRQSLIEELVEAKSGHTAGPLDMADIFTALYFHVLNHDPKNPSWPDRDRLILSNGHICPIRYAAMAHAGYFSLEELKTLRKFGTRLQGHPERERLPGVETTSGPLGSGLGQAAGIAFGARMDGKKFRVYCAMSDAEHQAGNLWESAMFAGNNKLSNLTGIIDRNNIQINGMTENVMPLEPLRAKYEAFNWHVLEVDGHNIEEFVDAVEEAKAIYEKPTVIIAHTIAGKGISEIEHDYNWHGKPPKPEEGAKFLNELRTLGGKIKSEHE comes from the coding sequence ATGTCCCACTACATTCACGACGAAAAAGTAAAACAGCTTGAGGAACTGGCGAATAAAATTCGTCAAAGTTTGATTGAAGAACTGGTTGAAGCAAAATCCGGACACACGGCCGGCCCTCTTGATATGGCCGATATTTTTACCGCTTTATATTTTCACGTTTTAAATCACGACCCTAAAAATCCCAGCTGGCCCGATCGCGACCGGCTGATTCTTTCAAATGGCCACATTTGTCCGATTCGCTACGCGGCGATGGCGCACGCCGGTTATTTTTCTCTTGAGGAATTAAAAACCTTAAGAAAATTTGGCACACGGCTTCAAGGGCATCCGGAAAGAGAAAGATTACCGGGCGTTGAAACAACTTCCGGTCCTTTGGGTTCCGGTTTAGGGCAAGCGGCCGGAATTGCTTTCGGCGCGAGAATGGACGGGAAAAAATTCCGCGTTTATTGCGCTATGTCAGATGCCGAACATCAAGCCGGAAATTTGTGGGAGTCGGCAATGTTTGCCGGAAACAACAAACTAAGCAATTTAACCGGCATTATTGATCGCAATAATATACAGATAAACGGTATGACCGAAAATGTGATGCCGCTTGAGCCGCTTCGTGCCAAGTATGAGGCCTTTAATTGGCATGTTCTTGAAGTTGATGGCCACAATATTGAGGAATTTGTTGACGCGGTTGAAGAAGCAAAGGCTATTTATGAAAAACCAACGGTAATTATCGCTCACACAATTGCCGGCAAGGGGATTTCGGAAATAGAACACGACTATAATTGGCACGGCAAGCCGCCGAAGCCGGAAGAAGGTGCTAAATTTTTAAATGAATTAAGGACGCTGGGAGGAAAAATTAAAAGTGAACATGAATAG
- a CDS encoding transketolase family protein has protein sequence MINKNAYLIEDLSKAEKVPTRDGYGKGLVDAGEHDDRVVVLCADLAESTRSHWFKEKFPERYIELGVAEQNMATVAAGLANYGKIPFISSYAVFSPGRNNEQIRTTISINNLPVKIAGAHAGISVGPDGATHQALEDIALMRVQPRMTVIVPCDAVEARKATNASVLCCDGPVYLRFGREKSPVFTTEETPFEIGKAVVLRSGKDITIVGCGALLYNALIAAEELAKEGVEATVINSHTIKPLDITTIINSVKETKAVVTVEEHQVAGGLGSAVAEALSRHFPAPQEFVGVHDRFGESGEPDELIEAFGMGVKDIKAAVSRVIKRKI, from the coding sequence ATGATAAACAAAAACGCGTATTTAATTGAAGATTTATCAAAAGCGGAGAAAGTGCCGACTCGCGATGGCTATGGCAAGGGTTTGGTTGACGCCGGCGAACATGATGATCGTGTTGTTGTACTGTGTGCCGACCTTGCTGAATCAACCCGTTCCCATTGGTTTAAAGAAAAGTTTCCGGAGCGATATATTGAACTTGGTGTTGCTGAACAAAATATGGCAACAGTAGCCGCTGGCCTCGCCAACTATGGGAAAATTCCTTTTATTTCTTCCTATGCGGTTTTTAGTCCCGGCCGCAACAACGAGCAGATAAGAACTACCATTAGTATAAATAATCTGCCGGTTAAAATTGCCGGCGCCCACGCCGGTATTTCCGTTGGGCCGGATGGCGCGACCCACCAGGCGCTTGAAGATATCGCTTTAATGCGGGTTCAGCCAAGAATGACAGTTATAGTTCCTTGCGATGCAGTTGAGGCGCGTAAAGCAACCAACGCCTCGGTTCTTTGCTGTGACGGCCCGGTTTACCTTCGCTTCGGGCGGGAAAAATCGCCTGTTTTTACAACCGAAGAAACTCCTTTTGAAATCGGAAAAGCAGTAGTTTTGCGAAGCGGTAAGGACATAACCATTGTCGGTTGCGGCGCGCTTTTGTATAACGCTTTAATAGCGGCTGAAGAATTAGCAAAAGAAGGCGTTGAAGCGACGGTTATAAATAGCCATACGATAAAACCGCTTGATATTACGACAATAATAAATTCCGTAAAAGAAACAAAAGCGGTGGTGACGGTCGAAGAACATCAGGTTGCTGGGGGGCTCGGTTCAGCAGTGGCCGAAGCGCTTAGCCGGCACTTTCCGGCGCCGCAGGAATTTGTCGGCGTTCACGACCGTTTTGGCGAATCAGGGGAGCCGGACGAACTTATTGAAGCATTCGGAATGGGCGTAAAAGACATTAAGGCCGCGGTGTCAAGAGTTATTAAAAGAAAAATATAA
- a CDS encoding carbohydrate kinase family protein — protein sequence MNNYDFLGIGDTVIDAFIKIKEARVFRDHNGEKPQLCLNFADKIPYEDVHVVPAVGNSPNAAVAASRLGLKSALLTNIGDDLNGQDCLKALKAERVSVEYIAKNNGKKTNYHYVLWFEDDRTILVKHEAYDYKMPDIKCPRWVYLSSMGENSLPFHYELLKCFEEHPDIRLAFQPGTFQMKFGKKALAGIYKRSDVFFCNKEEAQRILETEEGDIKNLLKAMAGLGPKIVVITDGVKGAYSYDGHEMLSMRLYPDPVPPLERTGAGDAFSSTFTAALALGKTVREAMMWAPVNPMSVVQQIGARAGLLTREQIEEYLAKAPVDYIPKVLD from the coding sequence ATGAATAATTATGACTTCTTAGGAATAGGAGATACGGTTATCGACGCTTTTATAAAAATTAAGGAAGCGCGCGTTTTTCGCGACCACAACGGAGAAAAACCCCAGCTCTGTTTGAATTTTGCTGACAAGATTCCGTATGAAGATGTTCATGTTGTTCCCGCTGTTGGCAATAGCCCCAACGCGGCCGTAGCCGCTTCGCGTTTGGGTCTTAAGAGCGCTCTTTTAACTAATATTGGCGATGACTTAAATGGTCAAGATTGTCTCAAGGCATTGAAAGCCGAACGAGTGAGCGTTGAATATATTGCCAAAAATAATGGTAAAAAAACCAATTATCACTACGTTTTGTGGTTTGAAGATGATCGGACAATTTTGGTTAAGCACGAGGCTTATGATTATAAAATGCCCGATATAAAATGCCCGCGTTGGGTTTACCTTTCATCAATGGGCGAAAATTCTTTGCCGTTTCATTACGAACTTTTAAAATGTTTTGAAGAGCATCCGGATATAAGATTAGCTTTTCAGCCGGGAACTTTCCAAATGAAATTCGGTAAGAAAGCTTTAGCCGGAATTTATAAAAGAAGCGATGTGTTTTTCTGCAATAAAGAGGAAGCGCAAAGAATTTTAGAAACTGAAGAGGGTGATATTAAAAATCTTCTTAAAGCAATGGCCGGGCTCGGCCCCAAAATTGTCGTTATCACCGACGGCGTAAAGGGCGCTTATTCTTATGACGGACACGAAATGCTTTCTATGCGGCTTTATCCGGATCCGGTGCCGCCGCTTGAACGCACCGGCGCCGGCGACGCTTTTTCCTCAACTTTTACCGCTGCTTTAGCGCTGGGAAAAACTGTCCGGGAAGCGATGATGTGGGCGCCGGTTAATCCGATGTCGGTGGTTCAGCAAATCGGCGCTCGCGCCGGCCTTTTAACCCGCGAGCAAATAGAAGAGTATCTTGCCAAAGCCCCGGTTGATTACATCCCAAAAGTTTTAGATTAA
- a CDS encoding ATP:cob(I)alamin adenosyltransferase codes for MNNLNLNEEKNEVLGTLDSLNCFIGLTKSFLKDKKIKKILTDIQNDIFVIQANVADPENVTCLPPNISLDRILALQENTYWFEQNLKKIDHFIIPEGTTATCCLHVVRTMARDVERKLPDYLKKPSVIAQYFDCVACFMFVLARYVNQKQFFFKERAPKYFASQSKIPRRRRP; via the coding sequence ATGAATAATTTGAATCTGAACGAAGAAAAAAATGAAGTTCTTGGGACACTAGATTCTCTGAACTGTTTCATTGGTCTTACTAAATCTTTTTTGAAAGATAAAAAAATTAAAAAGATATTAACTGATATACAAAATGACATCTTTGTTATTCAGGCGAACGTTGCTGATCCAGAAAATGTTACTTGTCTTCCGCCAAATATTAGTTTGGATCGCATTCTTGCTCTTCAAGAAAATACGTATTGGTTTGAACAAAATCTTAAAAAAATAGACCATTTCATTATTCCGGAAGGAACAACTGCTACTTGTTGTCTTCACGTAGTGCGGACTATGGCAAGAGATGTGGAGAGAAAACTGCCCGACTATCTTAAAAAGCCGAGTGTTATAGCGCAATATTTTGACTGTGTAGCTTGTTTTATGTTTGTTCTGGCAAGATACGTAAATCAAAAGCAGTTCTTTTTTAAGGAACGAGCGCCAAAATATTTTGCCAGCCAAAGCAAAATCCCAAGAAGGAGGAGGCCATGA
- a CDS encoding class II fructose-bisphosphate aldolase, giving the protein MTYKIQDYLKRTTEENWAIGHFNFSEDDALRAIVESAALLKTPVFVGTSEGERKHIGVKQAVNLVKAFQEEFGIPIFLNADHHKSFEGVKETVDAGYDAILADFSALPFEENIKLTKQSVEYAKSKNPDIIVEGELGYLRGESKIQKEIIEIKAEDLTKPEEAAQFVKETGVDMLAPAVGNIHGIAANAPKLDFARISEIKKAVGDVTLVLHGGSGMSEDDFKNSIVAGISMVHINTEIRVAFTEALKETIEKIPSETTPYKILTPSIEAMKKVIEEKLTIFGSINKI; this is encoded by the coding sequence ATGACTTATAAAATTCAGGATTATTTAAAAAGAACAACTGAAGAAAATTGGGCAATCGGGCATTTTAATTTTTCGGAGGATGATGCGCTACGGGCGATTGTTGAATCGGCCGCTCTATTAAAAACGCCGGTTTTTGTTGGCACTTCCGAGGGGGAAAGAAAACATATTGGAGTAAAGCAGGCGGTTAATCTGGTTAAAGCGTTTCAAGAAGAATTCGGAATCCCCATTTTTTTAAACGCCGACCATCACAAAAGTTTTGAAGGCGTAAAAGAAACGGTTGATGCCGGCTACGACGCAATTTTGGCGGATTTTTCAGCCCTACCCTTTGAAGAAAATATAAAATTAACCAAACAGAGCGTAGAATACGCAAAGTCAAAAAATCCCGATATAATCGTTGAAGGCGAATTAGGTTATTTAAGAGGGGAATCAAAAATTCAAAAAGAAATTATTGAAATAAAGGCGGAGGACTTAACAAAGCCGGAAGAAGCGGCGCAATTTGTAAAAGAAACGGGAGTTGATATGCTGGCGCCGGCGGTCGGCAATATTCACGGCATTGCCGCCAACGCGCCGAAGCTGGATTTTGCGAGGATTTCAGAAATTAAAAAAGCGGTTGGCGATGTTACCCTCGTTTTACACGGCGGTTCGGGAATGAGCGAAGATGACTTTAAAAATTCCATCGTCGCCGGAATATCGATGGTTCACATTAATACCGAAATCAGAGTCGCTTTTACGGAAGCGCTTAAGGAAACAATCGAAAAGATTCCCAGTGAAACCACGCCTTATAAAATTTTAACCCCTTCAATTGAAGCAATGAAAAAAGTTATAGAGGAAAAATTAACAATTTTTGGAAGTATAAATAAAATATGA
- a CDS encoding D-glycerate dehydrogenase, which produces MKIYITRIVPEAGIKMLKEKGYDVVINSDDRVLTKEELVGALKGQNYDALFCLLTDKIDGEVMDAFGPQLKVVANMAVGFDNIDTEEAKKRGITITNTPGVLTNTVAEHTFALMLAIAHRITEADKFTKDLKYQGWAPMLMLGSDLSGKTLGVIGLGRIGSRVAHHAAKGFEMKVLYYDINRNEEFEKEFSAVYMSVDDLLKQSDFVSIHVPLLPATQHLINAEKLKLMKPTAYLVNTSRGPIVDESALTRALLDKTIKGAALDVFEFEPKITPELLESDNVILTPHIASATEETRSKMSDLAAENIIEALEGRTPPNILK; this is translated from the coding sequence ATGAAAATATACATAACAAGAATAGTTCCCGAAGCAGGAATCAAAATGTTAAAGGAAAAAGGTTATGATGTTGTTATAAATTCCGACGATAGGGTATTAACTAAAGAAGAATTGGTCGGCGCGCTCAAAGGCCAAAATTACGACGCTCTTTTTTGTCTTCTCACGGACAAAATTGACGGGGAAGTAATGGATGCTTTTGGTCCGCAGCTCAAAGTGGTTGCTAATATGGCCGTCGGCTTTGATAATATTGATACCGAAGAGGCAAAAAAGCGGGGGATAACTATTACCAATACCCCCGGTGTTTTAACCAATACAGTGGCGGAACACACTTTTGCTCTTATGCTGGCTATCGCGCATAGAATAACCGAAGCCGATAAATTTACTAAAGACTTAAAATATCAAGGCTGGGCGCCGATGCTTATGCTGGGGAGCGACTTGTCCGGTAAAACACTCGGCGTTATTGGTCTCGGCCGGATTGGTTCTCGCGTTGCCCATCACGCGGCGAAAGGATTTGAAATGAAAGTTTTATATTATGATATAAATAGAAACGAAGAATTTGAAAAAGAATTTAGCGCGGTTTACATGTCGGTTGACGACTTACTAAAACAGTCCGATTTTGTATCAATTCATGTTCCATTGCTTCCCGCGACACAACATTTAATCAATGCGGAAAAACTAAAATTGATGAAACCGACAGCGTATCTTGTAAATACCTCACGCGGGCCGATTGTTGACGAATCGGCGCTCACGCGAGCGCTTTTGGATAAAACCATAAAAGGCGCCGCTTTAGATGTTTTTGAATTTGAACCTAAAATAACGCCGGAACTTTTGGAGTCGGATAATGTTATTTTAACGCCCCACATTGCTTCGGCAACAGAAGAAACGCGCTCCAAAATGTCGGATCTCGCGGCAGAAAATATTATTGAAGCATTAGAGGGTCGGACTCCGCCGAACATTCTTAAATAG